The Brassica napus cultivar Da-Ae unplaced genomic scaffold, Da-Ae ScsIHWf_1616;HRSCAF=2230, whole genome shotgun sequence DNA window tatttttaattataataaaatatgttgagaaagaatctaaccaaatcttattgaaaatttaaatttttttaaataaagtaataagttcataataaaaatataattttattatacattaatattatttaaaattttaattataaacaaaaaaataaaaattgtttgctattttttataaatttcattatatattatattaaaatagaagtgtTGTAtgaattaattaaaacaaaactatataaaagTGCTAAAttcctattttatttttaaagtgctttcatttaaataaatatgtggATAGGAGGCTGAGGCTGATGATCCCTACATTGGAGTGATAAAAAGAAGATAATACTCGGTTGGTTTGGATCAGAAGCCAAAGATCATGGCCTCAGTTGTATTTCATCAAGTTACTGGGTAAATATTCACATGTTTCATTACATgaagtgttctaaaaatcggtttagtccgcaaattttttaaaatataaaaaattcagtTTAGACGCCCGCCTAAAATTATTGAACAATGATCAGTTCCTTTCAACCCatttaagtttatttatttgtattggTTTTGATCAGAGCCAATGAACAGTATCTAACAGTCAAAGGCGCTGGAATCAAAACGGGTGACCATTTCCAAGTTTACATCCCTGACCTCACAGTGGCTGAAGCATCACTGAGTGATGTATCTTCTCAGCTTAGAAACATCATGTCCAAACTGAATAAACAGGAAGTTATTGGAGGTTTTCTTTTCGCTGGTAGGTACGTAGTGACTCCCTTTTTGGTTGTCCTAACGCAGATAGCTCGCCGTTCTTGGAGAACTTCCCGAGTTACGTTTTGGTGGTGTATTCTGCCACGGTGAGATCGGAAGAAGCTTGTTAGTGGAGGAGGGtgaggagaaggaagaaaatAGCAGTGAAAGATGTCTTCACGTTGTTAGTTCTGTGTATCTTGTTGTCTCGTATGCATGCATGTTCTTAATCCAAACGCAtttgtttcttttatgttttcaagAGAACAAGACacatgaaattttttatttcaaattatatagGTAAAGTTTAAGACAAATTGTCAatcacatttatatatttgacgAATCAGTATTCTTGCATTGGTGGCGGTGGAGGAGTCTTATGGGGGGAACATGATTTCTTCTGTGGAGATCTCTCTTGCTTCATCCATCGGTAGTGGCGGTGTAGGAGTCTTATAACAGGGTGGGGGGAACATGATTTCTTCTGTGGACAGCTCTCTTGCTTCATCCATCGGTGGTGGCGGTGGAGGAGTCTTATAACAAGGTGGGGGGAACATGATTTCTTCCGTGGACAGCTCTCTTGCTTCATCCACCGGTGGTGGCGGCGGAGTAGTCTTATAACAAGGTGGGGGGAACATGATTTCTTCCGTGGACAGCTCTCTTGCTTCATCCAGAGGTGATGGAGGTGGAGTAGTCTTATAACAAGGTGGGGGGAACATGATTTCTTCCGTAGACAGCTCTCTTGCTTCATCCACTGGTGGTGGCGGTGGAGTAGTCTTATAACAAGGTGGAGGGAACATGATTTCTTCCGTGGACAGCTCTCTTGCTTCATCCAATGGTGATGGCAGTGGAGGAGTATTATAGCAAGGTGGGGGGATCATAATTTCTTCCGTGGACAGCTCTCTTGCTTCATCCATCGGTGGTGGTGGCGGAGGAGTCTTATAACAAGATTGGGGGAACTTATTCGGCATCTTTCTCGCACAACCTTCACAACCAACACACACAACAGTTtcaataaagaaacaaaataaattaccaATAACTCAACTCATCAGAAAATGATGTTTCATTATAGTTTGAAAATAATgatcatttatatatgttttcttgtaaatGTATAGAAAATAGTATCATGCACGAGGTATGTGTAAACTTTTGGttattaaaaaaaggaaagagagagatgcATACAAGATGCAATGACTCCGAGAGCGACAGAGAAGATAAGCTTCATATTTTCTTTCTCGTTTACAAGTGATTTAGATTGTTAAGTGACGATGACAAAGGCTAAGGTTCTCTTCTTTTTATATAGATGTACATGGAGAGGGTTACGTGCATTGTTCTAAATTGAATAAAGATCATTAGTGTTTTAGTGAAATGCTAAGTTATTGAATAAAGATAATCAATGTTTGAGTGAATTGCTAATTTGCTACATTTTACTTAGATGCTTATCAATTCATTCACATTAATTATTGTTaacttttgaataaatttaataaacatttttttggtaaaaaaatataataaacatttattatgcctttttattattaaaaaggaGCTCTGGCTAAAACAATTTCTTAGCAATAAAAAGGAGCTCTGGCTAAAACCCTTATCATCTATgactatatatttgtttttttaatctttggtttagtttatatatacatttaatttTGTTCAAACTATATAGTATATACTTCCATTTTTAACATAATTTCAAATCAGCCTTTTATCTTACCttttagctttatttatttttaaatcatcaAACTTTACAAATCATgatgtaactttatttttaaaatttaaagattacatCAAAATTATACTAATTTTTGCCAGTCATAATTAGTGTTTTCTTTTGTCagcagttttttttattatcaaaagttacaaaaaactatatatatatatatatatatatatgttttaaaacatcatatatatatatattaaaaattcctACATCTTTATTATTTAGGCTGTAGAGTatgtaaaatgaaaaatcatCCATAATATTAAATCAGTTCAAAATTATAGGTAAAACTAATTACTATTTAgatattaacttttattataagttttaaaatctatagataatttttttggagtaatttataaactattatttttaaataacataaactgtatttacatattatattaaataatagtaaattttgatcatttttatttttattataattaaatattttaattaattatgacTTGGtatggtttataaatttaaatttgttcaGATCATACAGTATAGTTGTATAAATTTCCATTTAATGTAATTTCAAATTCGACTTTATTTCAGAAActtataatatctatattattaaagttaaagtacacattgagattgtttggcaatatggatagtagttaaaaaaatagtaatgtttggaaacatggatagcagtaagttagaaaaaaaataatgggcttatACTACTAAAAATATTGGAATTTCATtccattatattaaaaagtaatgtgtctatgttacttgatatatatattcaaatcaaaataataatttaaaattgatttatatcaaaaattcattcaaattttgattttactagcatattttccaataactattataaaaatgttttcaatatatataaaaaaaatacattacaaagcccaatttcaaacactaacttaaattatggtttttatatttcacattaaattttaaaatataatatatgtgattatttatatgaatgtacgtataaaatattattaattataagaaaacttatttgatggtacatataaaataagattaattatatgataacacatattttgtaacctatgatgacacatatagaatatatatatataatagtgattagggatgagcgttcgggttcgttttcgggtctttttgggatttcgtgttcagttcagatatttgaggatttggttcggatttggataaccaatttaaataggtttggtttaaatatttggatagagaattaataattatttaagtatttttggagtattgagtattttttaaatatttaagatatttacgtttgattatttgtatatattttcaagaatTTATgtgaacttaaaagtatcatatatatcatggatatttttatatttattaaatctaaaaataattaatatatataagtatataaatctattttggatacccaaaatacttcgattcggatcggattaggtttcagttcttcaaataccaaaattttgaataattcagatatttaatcaattccggttcgaatttagtactacttattcggattgaaATCGGTTTGATTattcgaattcgagttttttgctcaatcctaaatagtgacataaaaatcaaatagcatcatattttcaaaaaaaatacatccgcacgggcgtgcgggtAGTTCATATTAAGGCATCAAGAATTGTACGAACTCAGTCGCAGTATAAAACGTAAGTCCTTACAGGAAACTTGTTTACGTTGATATTAATTTTGATAGTTACGTTAACGAAGCATCTTTCGATCACATACACTTGTGTGTTTTTTCCCCCACACTTGTGTTCTAACTGGAAGAAAGATAACGATGAGCTTATTTTCAACGTGTCTCATGTGACGcagcttcattttttttttaacttgactTACCTTCTGTTAGTCTTACTGATGAAAGCCTCCACACCGAGACTCTGTCTAACACGTAGATTTTTCTTAGATCACATTCTTCAGTTTTAATCTGTCTCGATTCCTATCTTTGTGTGTTACTGTCACCATAATCCCAATCAAAGTTAAAACTTATGAACGATAATTACTAAGAGATTTGAAATTATTGAGGATATTCATGGTCAAAAGATAGACATAAGTTCGTATTtcgccaaaaaaaaacaattaaacataaAACTTCTTATAGCTAGAGAATACTCTACTACAAATCTAAGGTTTCAATTGTGTGCTGAGAAGTTAGGAATGATGCTAGCACAGTTGTCCTTGAGAAGAGGTGGAAAGAATGGATTCAATGGAAACATATGGGGCCAACAATTTGCGTCTAAGGTTGAGAATGCCTTGCAACATGCGGCTTcaacattttcaaattttcctGAGAAAATTGATTTAGAGATTTCAAGTACACATCCTTCAACACTGAAGAGAGACGACCAACATTTTATCAGATCAACAGGTGAACCAGGGGCAAAAAATCCAGGAATCGTCAGTGGCTTCTGGAGTTGAGCTTCACTTTGAGTGACAGAAATAGTAGCACAAAGGATTATGGCTATGATCATAGAGACAATAAATTTTCTTCCCATCTTTCTTTCTATAGttagatatttttctttttggtttgtaCTTTAGATGTTTAGATGGTTTTGAATATCGGAAGAAACCTAGAATTTATAGATCAGGAAGTAAGAATTTGTTTAATAAGTAGAAGTgtaacatataaataataaatttggtTTCAAACTGTAACTCACGATCCAGGTTCAAATGTATTAAATATTCCCACATTAATTTGAGTTTTAACTGTAAGTCATCAAGTGTGTTCTTGTTGACTTTTGAAACGGGAGATGTGAAAGTTATGAAAAAATTGACCCACTTAcattctataacttcaaatttgGTTCGTTTATGATACCAACTTGAAAACCCTTATTCCGGTACATTGGTTTTAGCTCGATTCAGTTTTTGaaagaaatatattaatatgaGATATATTCATAAAACCCACATTTTGTGAAATATGTTTCCATTTTTGCTTATATATTTCATGGGAATCGAGTTGGTCAGCGACAACAACTTTCTCCTCAAGAAAAGTTACTCTTAAGTTCAACAATGCAATATCTTTTTATGTGATCAGTCACTAAAAACGACAACAGTTCTGTCTTGGTCTTTATGAGTCCTAAATTATGTGATCAGTCACTAAAACATTTATGTACGTTGAGCTTAAAATACTATACACAACCTCTTGGATTCATTTAATCAAATCCTTTCATTATATGCCTAAAAGGATACAACCAAAGACCACATGAGTCTGTCCGTATGACTGTATGACCTTTGATTATAGGATTCAGGCCGTGACAAGAGGGGTTATGTAAGAACAATtacactagttttttttttaatactcatCGACATTTACGTGACATGTTTACATGTACCAGAACATAGTTTACCTGGTGATTGATGTGTTAGTTTACATTCTGTTTTCTACGAAATCCAATTTAAAGAGACCAACACAACACTTTCTTGAATTATTATTAAGAATTTagcttttatatttatatagttaacCCACGTTTTGGTTCAAGAGACAAGTACATagatatgttagcaaaaa harbors:
- the LOC125598051 gene encoding extensin-1-like — its product is MPNKFPQSCYKTPPPPPPMDEARELSTEEIMIPPPCYNTPPLPSPLDEARELSTEEIMFPPPCYKTTPPPPPVDEARELSTEEIMFPPPCYKTTPPPSPLDEARELSTEEIMFPPPCYKTTPPPPPVDEARELSTEEIMFPPPCYKTPPPPPPMDEARELSTEEIMFPPPCYKTPTPPLPMDEAREISTEEIMFPP